GGAGCACCCGGCCGTGCTGAACCTGGTGAACCATCTGATCAAGAAGGGCTACCACGTGACCCTGCTGGGGGTGGACGAGCACGGCATGATCGACCTGCAGGAGCTGGAGGACAGCCTGCGCGAGGACACGGCCGTGGTGTCGATCATGTGGGCCAACAACGAGACCGGCACCGTGTTCCCCGTGGAGCGGGCGGCCGAGATCGTGAAGAGCCGGGGGATCCTGTTCCACACCGACGCCGTGCAGGCCGTGGGCAAGGTGCCCATCGACCTGCGGTCGCTGCCGATCGACTTCCTGGTGCTGTCGGGGCACAAGCTCCACGCGCCCAAGGGCGTGGGGGCCCTGTACGTGCGCAAGGGCACCCCCTACCGGCCGTTCCTGATCGGGGGCCACCAGGAGCGGGGCCGCCGGGGCGGCACCGAGAACGTGCCGGGGATCATCGCGCTGGGCAAGGCGTGCGAGCTGGCCCGGCAGCACATGGCCGAGGAGAACACCCGGGTGCGGGCCCTGCGGGACCGGCTGGAGAAGGGGCTGCTGGCCGCCGTGCCGGACACCCGTCTCAACGGCCACCCCACCGAGCGGCTGCCCAACACGGTGAACCTGTCGTTCAAGTACGTGGAGGGGGAGGCGATCCTGCTGCTGCTCGACCAGATCGGGGTGTGCGCCAGCTCGGGGTCGGCCTGCACCTCGGGCAGCCTGGAGCCGTCCCACGTGCTGCGGGCCATGGGGGTGCCGTTCACCTTCGCCCACGGCTCCGTGCGGTTCAGCCTGAGCCGGTTCAACACCGGGGAGGAGGTGGACTTCGTGGTGGCCGAGATGCCCAAGATCATCGAGCGGCTCCGGTCGATCTCGCCGTTTTCCGAGGAGCACGAGCCTTCGGTGGGCGCGTGCTGAGCCGCTCGTAGGGACCCATGAGCGGCGGACCGCCGGCGTCGTCGGAGGTGAGGGACCTGGAGCAACGGGTGGAGGAGCTGCGGAGGGAGTACGATCACTTCCTGGCCGGGGTGCGCCGCACCGAGCCCGAGAAGTTGCGGCGGGACCTGGAGCGGGAGCTGCGGCGGCTGGTGGGGTCGCCCCTGCTGACCACGGCGGAGCGGTTTCGGGTCACGACGCTGGCCCACCGGTTCCGGGCCCTGGAGTCCCGTGTCCGCAAGCTGATGGAGCGGCGGGAGGCCCGCAAGGCGCGGGTAGGGGCCGAGGCGCAGGGGGGGGCGGAGATCGTGGTGGATCGGCTGCTGCTCGGCAACCCGGCGGCCCTCGAGCGCTACGTGGGCCGGCTGCACCGGGAGATCTCCCGGGCGTCCGGGGGGCGGGCGCCGGTGTCCCTGGAGACCCTGCGGGACCGGATCGTGGCCGCGGCCGGGGCGCACCTGGACCGGGAGGGGGTGGCGGGGGTTCGGTTCCGGGTGGAGGTGAGCGACGGCCGGCCCCGGGTGAAGGGGGACGTGTTGGTGCGTCGGGGCGGGGAGGGCAAGGGTGGCCCCACCCAGGGTTGAGGGTCGGGGTCTTCAGCGGCCCAGGCGGCGCAGCAGGGCGACCAGGGGGTCGTGGCGGAGCCGGGTGCCCCGGTCCACGGCCAGGCGGATCTCTTCGGCGCGCACGTCCGAGGGAAACACCGCGGCCGTGATGTCCGCGCCCAACAGGCAGGCCCCTTCGAGCCGGGCCTCGGCCAGGTAGGCGTTGTAGAGGTTGGCCCGGGAGAGGTTGGCGCCCTCGAGGTCGGCCCCCTCCAGGTTGGCGAACCGCAGGGACGCCCCCTCCAGGTCGGCCGCGGCCAGGTGGGCCCGGACGAGCCGGGCCCGGTCGAGGCGCACGCCCGAGAGGTCCACACCCTCGAGCCGGGCCGCGGTGAGGTCGGCGCCCGAGAGGTCCACGATCTGACGGCGCTTGCGGGCCACCTCGTTGAACGCCTCCACGTCGCCGCGCTCGAGCAGGGTCAGCAGTTCGGTGCGCAGGTCCACGGGGCCTCTCCGGGATCAACGGGGGTCACATGAACCCGGCGACAAGATAGTCGCGTCACCTCGGAGCGCGGGGCAAGGGACCTGCCTCCGGCCGGGCGCGAAGCCGGGCATGAGATTCGCCGCGCAGGCATGGGACCGAAGAGCTGGTTTCATGACAACTCGGTGGAATCCGAACCATTTCGCGGTCCGAGCGTCAGAGGCGCTGCGCGGCGAGCTAAGGGGCCGCACCCGGCTCTCCGGCAGGTCCCTTGCCCCTCCGAGCAGGGAGCGATAGCGCCTGTTTATCCGCCGGGCTAATGAAAAGGGGCACCCACGGGGCGCCCCTTTCGCTGTGTCTGGGGCCTGGGTCAGCGCAGGTGGCGGCTGGCCACCTGGATGCGGTTCACGGCCCGCTCCAGTTTGGCCTGGGCCTCGGCGTACTCCCGGGACTCGTGGCTGAGCCGCTGGAGCTCGGCCTCGGCCTCGGCCTTCTCGGCCTCGGCCAGGGACAGGTCGATCTCCGAGGGGAACTCGGCCTCCTCGGCGAGCACCGTGACCTTTTCGTGCTGCACCTCGGCGAACCCGTGCCGCAGGGCCAGGAAGTGCTCCTCCCCGCCGATGCGGTACATGAGCTCGCCCACGCCCAGGGCCGTGAGGAACGGGGTGTGCCCCGGAAGCACGCCGAACTCGCCCTCGATGCCGGGCGCCGTGACCTCGTCGACCTCGTCGCTGACCAGGAGGCGCTGGGGGGTGACCACCTCCAGCCGAAACCGCTGCTGTGCCATGGGGTCCTCCCCGGGTTAGGCCGCTTCCGTTTCCATGAGGCGCTTGCCCTTCTCCACGGCCTCCTCGATGGTGCCCACCATGTAGAAGGCCTGCTCGGGCAGGTCGTCGTGCTTGCCCTCCACGATCTCCTGGAAGCCCCGGATCGTGTCGGCCAGCTTCACGTACTTGCCGGGGGTGCCGGTGAAGGCCTCGGCCACGTGGAAGGGCTGGGAGAGGAACCGCTGGATCTTCCGGGCCCGGGCCACGGTGAGCTTGTCGTCCTCGGACAGCTCGTCCATGCCGAGGATCGCGATGATGTCCTGGAGGTCCTTGTACCGCTGGAGGATCTCCTGGACCTCCCGGGCCACCGCGTAGTGCTCGTCGCCCACCACCCGCGGGTCCAGGATCCGGCTGGTGGAGTCCAGCGGGTCCACGGCGGGGTAGATGCCGAGCTCGGCGATCTGCCGGGACAGCACCGTGGTGGCGTCCAGGTGGGCGAAGGTGGTGGCCGGGGCCGGGTCGGTGAGGTCGTCGGCCGGCACGTAGATGGCCTGCACCGAGGTGATCGAGCCCTTGGAGGTGGTGGTGATCCGCTCCTGGAGCTCGCCCATCTCGGTGGCCAGGGTGGGCTGGTACCCCACGGCGGACGGGATCCGGCCGAGCAGGGCCGACACCTCGGAGCCCGCCTGGGTGAACCGGAAGATGTTGTCGATGAACAGGAGCACGTCCTGGCCCTCTTCGTCCCGGAAGTACTCGGCCACCGTGAGCGCCGTCAGGGCCACCCGGGCCCGGGCGCCGGGGGGCTCGTTCATCTGGCCGTAGATGAGGGCGGTCTTGTCGATGACCCCGGACTCCTTCATCTCGAGCCACAGGTCGTTGCCCTCACGGGTGCGCTCGCCCACGCCGCCGAACACCGAGAACCCGCCGTGCTGCCGGGCCACGTTGTTGATCAGCTCCATGATCAGCACGGTCTTGCCCACGCCCGCGCCGCCGAACAGGCCGATCTTTCCGCCCCGGAGATACGGTGCCAGCAGGTCCACCACCTTGATGCCGGTCTCCAACACCTGCATCTCGGTGCTCATCTCGGTGAACGGAGGGGCCGGCTTGTGGATGGGGCTGCGCATCTTGGTCTCGACCGGGCCGGCCTCGTCCACGGGCTCCCCGACCACGTTGAGGATGCGGCCGAGCACCTCGCGACCCACCGGCACGCTGATCATCTCACCGGTGTTCAGGACCGGCTGGCCGCGCACCAGGCCCTCGGTGGAGTCCATGGCGATGCATCGGACGGTGTGCTCGCCCAGGTGCTGGGCCACCTCCACCATCAGGTTCCACTCCCGGTCGTCGATGGAGGGGTTGGTGATCTTGAGCGCCGTGTAGATCTCGGGGAGCTCCCCCTCGAAGGCCACGTCCACGACGGGTCCGATGACCTGGCTGATCTTTCCGTATTCGTTGCTCATGGGCTTCAGGCCTCCTTCCGGTGAGCGGCCGCCAGGCTAACGCATGGCCTCGACGCCGTTTACGATATCCATCAGTTCGGTGGTGATCGCCTCCTGCCGGGCCCGGTTGTACTTCAGGGTGAGGCGGGCGATCATCTCGGTCGCGTTGTTGGTGGCCGAGTCCATGGCCGTCATGCGGGCTCCGTGCTCGCTGGCCGTGCTCTCGAGCAGGGCCCGGAACATGCGGACCTCCACGTAGCGGGGCAGCACCCAGTTGAGCATGTACTCCTCGCTGGGCTCGTAGATGTACTCGGTGGTGGAGGTCTCCGGGTCCACCGGCATCGGCTCCACCGGCAGGAGGCGGTCGAACACCACCTGCTGGGACAGGGCCGACCGGAACTCGTTGTACACCATGTAGACCAGGTCGATCTCCCGGTTCGTGTACCGCTCGATCACGTCCCGGGCGATGGTCTGGGCCTCGCCGTAGGCGACCTTGCCGAACAGCTCGGTCTTCTGTCCGATGATCTCGGCGTTGCGGCGGCGGAAGTAGTCCACCGCCTTCTTGCCCACCAGGTACAGGGGCACGGCCTCGTACTCGCCGCCCTTCTCCCGCAGGAACCGCTCGGCGGCCCGCAGGATGCTGGCGTTGAACGAGCCGCACAGACCCCGATCGCTGGTGAACACGATCAGGCACACCCGGCGGGGATCCCGGCGCTCCAGAAGGGGATGGGCCTCCTCCTCGGTGCGCAGCGCCAGGCTGGAGAGCACCTCCAACATCTTGTCGGAGTACGGCCGGTTCTGGAGGATGGCCTCCTCGGCACGCCGGAACTTGGCCGCCGAGACCATCTTCATGGCCTTGGTGATCTGCTGGGTGCTCCGGACGCTGGCGATCCGGTTTCGGATGTCCTTCAGGTTGGCCATGGGCTAACGCTCCCTAGGGATCACTCGGCCACGAACACCTTGTCGAACTCGGCCAGGGCCTCGTCGATCTTCTTCTTGAGGTCGTCGTCCAGGGCCTTCTTGGTGCGCAGGTCCTCGAGCACGTCGGGACGCTTGGTGTCGAGGAAGGAGTAGAGCTGCTCCTCGTAGCGGTGGAGCTGGCTCACCTCGTACTTGTCCACCCAGCCGTTGGTGGCCGCGTAGATGATGAGCACCTGCTTCTCCACCGGCAGGGGCGAGTACTGGCCCTGCTTGAGGATCTCCACGAGCCGGGCGCCCCGGGCGAGCTGGCGCTGGGTGGCCTTGTCCAGGTCGGAGCCGAACTGGGCGAACGCCTCCAGCTCGCGGTACTGGGCCAGGTCGAGCCGGAGCGACCCGGCCACGCTCTTCATGGCCTTGATCTGGGCGGCGCCGCCCACCCGGGACACCGACAGGCCCACGTTGATGGCGGGCCGGACGCCCGAGTAGAACAGGTCGGCCTCCAGGTAGATCTGGCCGTCGGTGATGGAGATCACGTTGGTCGGGATGTAGGCCGACACGTCGCCCGCCTGGGTCTCGATGATCGGAAGGGCCGTGAGGCTGCCCCCGCCCTTTTCGTCCGAGAGCTTGGCGGCCCGCTCCAGCAGGCGGGAGTGGAGGTAGAACACGTCACCCGGGTAGGCCTCGCGGCCCGGCGGACGGCGCAGCAGCAGGGAGAGCTGCCGGTAGGCCACGGCCTGCTTGGACAGGTCGTCGTAGATGATGACGGCGTGCTTGCCGTTGTCGCGGAAGTACTCGCCCATGGCGCAGCCGGCGAACGGGGCGATGTACTGCAGCGGCGCGGGCTCGGAGGCCGTGGCTGCCACCACGATGGTGTAGTCCATGGCGTTGTGCTCTTTGAGCCGGGCCACCACCTGGGCCACGGTGGAGCGCTTCTGGCCGATCGCGACGTAGATGCAGATCACGTCGGTGTCGCGCTGGTTGATGATGGTGTCGATGGCCACGGCGGTCTTGCCGGTCTGGCGGTCGCCGATGATCAGCTCACGCTGACCCCGGCCGATCGGAACCATGGAGTCGATGGCCTTCAGGCCGGTCTGAATCGGCTCGTTCACCGGCTGGCGAAGCACGATGCCAGGGGCCTTCACGTCGATGACCCGGGTCTCCGAGGACTCGACGTCGCCCAGGCCGTCCACCGGGTTGCCCAGGGGGTCCACCACCCGGCCCAGCAGGCCCTCGCCCACCGGCACCGACACGATGCGGCCGGTGCGCTTGACGATGTCGCCCTCCTTGATGTGGATGTCCTCGCCGAAGATGGCGGCACCCACGTTGTCCTCTTCCAGGTTCAGGGCCATGCCCATGATGCCGCCGGGGAACTCCACGAGCTCTCCGGCCATGCACTTCTCCAGGCCGTGGAGCCGGGCGATGCCGTCTCCCACGGTCAGGACGACCCCGGTCTCGGCCACGTCCACGTCGGCCTGGAAGTTCTGGATCTTGGACTTGATGATCTGGCTGATCTCTTCGGCGCGGATCTGCATGGCTCTCTCACCCCTTCATCAAGCTGTCGCGCAGCCGCTGGAGTTGGGTGCGCAAGCTGGCATCGAAAACGAGGTTGCCGACCCGCGCCATGACCCCCCCGAGGATCTCGGGGGACTGGCGGGTCGAAAGGACGATCTCCTTCTGGAGCCGCTTGGCCAGGGCCTGGCGGATGGCCTCGAGCTCGGCCTCGTCCAGCGGCAGGGCGGTGACCACCTCGCCCCGCACCCGGCCGGCGGCCTCGTCGGCCAGGGTGTCGTAGGCCTCGAGGATGTCGGGCAGGGCGGGGAGCTTGCGGGCCTCGAGGAGCACCCGGAGGAAGTTGGCCACCAGATCCGAGGGCCCCAGCCTCTCGAGGAGGGCCCCGAGCACCTCGGCCTTGACCCGGCGGGGAAGCACGGGCGTCAGGAGGGTGGTGCGCAGCTCGGGGTTGGAGGCCAGCAGATCGTAGAGCTCCCGAAGCTCCTGTCCCACGGGTTCGATCCGGCCCTGCTCGCGGGCCAGCTCGAACAAGGCCTTGGCGTAACGGCGGGCGATGCGCTTCCGGTTCAATGGAGTCCCTCGACGCGCTCAACGGTGAAAGCGACGGCCTTCTTCTGGTCCTCGGGGCCGTAGGCCTTGCGGAGGATCTCCTCGGCCAGGCTGACGGCCAGTTGGGCGGCCTCGGCCCGGAGCTGGTCCCGGGCCCGCTTGACCTCGCTCTGGGCCGAGGCCTCGGCCTGGCGGCGGATGGACTCGGCCGCCTTGTCGGCCTCGGCCAGGATGCGCTCCTGCTGGCGCTTGCCCTCGGCCTCGAAGTCGGCCCGGAGCCGGGCGATCTCGTCCTCCAGGTGGGCGACCCGGTCCTTGTACTCCCGGAGCTTGGCCTGGGCCGCCTCCAGGGCCTTGCGCGACTCCTCCAGGGCCCGGCGGATGTTCTCGCGGCGGTCCTGCAGGGCCTGGGGCACGGTCTTGCGCAGGGCGAAGTAGAGGATGCCCACCAGGATACCGAAGTTCACGAACTTCATGCCCAGGGCGAACCAGGGGTTGCCGCCCCCCTCGCCGCCGCTGGCGAAGGCGACCGCCGGGAGCAGCAGGGCGGCGGCCGAGAGCGCCACCGCACGGGCGCGGACCAGCGAACGCATCAGGCAACCCTCCTTTCGAGAAGGCGCTCGGCCAGATCCTGGGCCAAGGTGCGGGCGTCGGCCTCCAGCACCTTGCGGGCCTCGTCGGCCTCGGCGCGGACCTGGGCCCGGATCTTGGCCAGCTGGGTCTCCGCCTCGGCCGCGGCGTCGGCCAGGAGCTTCTGGCGCCGGGCCTCGGCCTCGTGGACGAGCCGGGTGCGGACCCGGTCGGCCTCGGCCTTGGCCTCGCGGATCTTGGCCTGGTAGTCGGCCCAGATGGACTCCGCCTCGGCCTCCAGGGTCTCGGCCTGGCGGCGTCGGCCCTCGGTGCGCTCCTGGCGTTCCTGGAGGACCCGGAGCATGGGCCGGAACAGGATCCGATCCAGCAGGACCATCAGGACGAGAAAGTTGACGAGTTGGATGATCAGGGTGGCGTTCAGATCGATCACGGGAACACTCCTCCCAAGGGCCCGGCGGAAAGCGGCCGCGATGATACACGAACCCCCCCCGGGAATCAAACACCCGAAAGGTGAAAAGAAACGGGCGGGTTTCGGCGGTTATGGGGCCCCGGGAGGGGGCCGGTCGGCCCTACACGACGAAGATCAGGAGCAGCGCGACGACCAGGGCGTAGATGCCGGTGGACTCGGACACGGCCTGGCCCACCAGCATGGTGCGGGTCAGGAGGTTGGCGTGCTCCGGGGCCCGGGCGATGCCCTCGCAGGCCTTGCCGGCAGCGAACCCCTCGCCGATGCCGGGGCCGATGGCGCCGAACCCCATGGCGATGCCGGCGCCGAGGAGGGCTGCGGCTCGGACCAGGTCTGCTCCGGTGATGTCCATGGGACGACTCCTTTCCTGGGTGAGGGTCCAGATCATACGACGTACAGGAGCACGAGGGCCACCACGAGCCCGTACACGCTGGTGGACTGGCTGACGGCCTGGCCCACCAGCATGGTACGCAGGATCAACGGCGCCCGGTCGGGCCGGCGGGCCGTGCCGTCGCAGGCGGCCGCGCCGGCGAACCCGGCTCCGATGCCCGGCCCGGTGGCCGAGACCCCGGCCGCGATGGCGGCGCCCAGGAGGGCCGCCGCCCCGGACAGGGTGAACTCCGGGGGCTGGGACCGGAACATGAGCAGGAACGCCACGAGCAGGGCGAAGATCGACGGGGTCTGGGCCACGGCCTGGGACACGAGCATGGTGGTGGTGATCCGGGCCGCCCGGGCGGGGTTGCGGCCGACCGCGGTGCAGGCTGCGGCCGAGGGCAGGCCCGAGCCGTACCCGGGGCCGAACGCGCCGGCGCCCATGCACAGGCCGGCGGAGAAAAGGGCCACGCCCCGGAGCAGGGGCCCGGAGTCCGGGCCGAACAGGAGGAGCAGGGCCACCACCAGGGCGAAGATGCTGGCCGACTCGGCCACGGCCTGGCCCACCAGCATGGTGCGCAGGATCGTGGGGGCGGCCTGGGGTTGGCGGGCGATGGCCTCGGCGGCCCGGCCGGCGGTGAGGCCTTCGCCCAGGGCGGAGCCGACCGCGCCGAGCCCGATGCACAGGGCAGCGCCCGCGAAAGCGGCGAGGGAGAGGTCCATGGGCAGCGACTACTCCTGGATGGCCACGGAGATGTAGGTGAGCGTGAGCATGGCGAACACGAACGCCTGGACCGTTCCCACGAACAGCCCGAAAAAGGCGTACAGGAACGGGGGGATCAGGACGTAGTGAACCAGCCGGGACACCACCGCGATGATGATGGCCCCGCCCATGATGTTTCCGTACAGGCGGAACGAGATGGACACGACTTTGGCGAGTTCTCCGATCACATTGAGCGGGAACATGAAGAAGAACGGCTGGAAGTACTCCTTGACGTAGGCCTTCCACCCCTTGACCCGCAGGGCCGTGACGTGGGCCACCACGAAGCCGATGAGGCCGAGGCCGAGGGTGGTGTTCAGGTCCCGGGTAGGCTCCTGGAGAAGGGGCACCACCCCGATCCAGTTGGACACGAGGATGAACAGGAACAAGGTGGCGATGAAGGCGAAGTAACCGGGCCCGAGCTTCCCCAGGCTCTCGTCGACCAGGTCGCGGAAGGCCTCGATCACGGACTCGACGGCGGCCTGGAACGGAGAGGGCACCAGGCCGGGCCGCCGGGCGGTCCAGACGCCCAGGGCCAGGAGCAGGATCATCACCAGCCAGGACATGGCCAGGGTGACGGCGTTCAAGGTCACGGTCCGGCCGTTGACCGTGAACACCCAGTGGGGGATGGAGAGGATCTCTTCCATGTGACCTCGGTCGTTGGTCGTCAGTCGTTGGTCGTCGGTCGGGGGCCTTCGGCCCGCTGGGCGGCTAGGCAGCTAGGCGGCCGGGCGGCTCTCGAACCGCGCCAGAGCTCGGGGCATGGGGACCAGGGACCAGAATTCAGCGGACCGGAGACAGGAAAAACCACGGGCGTGCTCCTGCATCCGACGCTGGAACCTGTCCTCTGAATTCCGTTTTCTGGTTCCTGAACCGCAGGCCCCATGCCTCCGGCGTGAAGGCCCCGGACCAGCGGAAGTTACCCTTCCCCGTTGTACGGCCCCCCAGGGGCCTGATGGGGTTTCCACGGGATTCGTGCCCCCGCTGCATCAGGTCCGGGTGGCGTCGAGGGCCAGGAGCGCGGTCGGGACCAGCAGGCCCACAGCGGCCGCGGCCAGCGCGGTCCGGGAAAAGGTAACCGCGACGGCGAGAAAGGCAAGCCGCAGGGCCGTGCGGGCGAGGGCACCGAGGGCCGCCCGCCGGCTCGCCGTTCGGGGATCGGGCGGCAGGCGCCGGGCCACGGCCGCATGGAGCAGCAGGGCCAGGGACCCGCCGAGCAGGCCCCAGGCCGCGCCGAGGGCCGCGTGGCCGCCGCCCAGGGCCCCCGCCGCGGCCACCGTGGCGAGACCGACCAGGGGCAGGCGACCGGTCACGGCTTGTTCCTGCGACGGCCGGGCTTGTCGAAGGCGTCCATGGCGATCCGGTACACGGTCCAGATCCCGGAGAGGGCGCCGAGGGGGATGAACACGGCCTTCCACAGCCCGCCGGTGCCCATCCACCGGTCGAGCCCGTGGCCGATGGCCAGGCCGATGCCCACGGCCGCGGCCATGGTGAGGCCCAGGTGGGTCACGAGGCCCAGGTTCTCACTGAGGTCCTTGAGCTCCTTGGGGTCGATGCCCCAGCGCTTCTTGGATCGGGCCACCGCCCACCTCCCGACCGCCGAAGGCCCCAGGGCTCAGGCCGGCGACGATTCGAGCAGTTCTAAGATGCGATCCAGGTCGTCGAGGTTTCGGTACTCGATGGTCAGCCGGCCGGAGCCCTTCTTGCGGCCCGGCACCACGCGGACCCGGGTTCCGAACCGGCGGGAAAGGCGCTCCTCGAGCGAGCGCACGTTGGGGTCAGGGGCCGGAGCCGCCGGCCTGCGGGGCCGGGGTCGCCGGGCGAGCTCCTCGGCCTGGCGGACGGACAGGTTCTTTCGGAGGATCTCCTCCAACAGCCCCAAGCGGTCGGCCTCGTCCTCCAGGCTGAGGATCGCGCGGGCGTGGCCGGCCGTGATCCGGCCGGAGCGAAGGGCGGTCAGGGCCCGGTCGGGCAGGGTGAGGAGCCGCAGGGCGTTGGCCACGGCCGGCCGGGACCGGCCGATCCGCCGGGCGAGCTCGTCCTGGGTCAGGCCGATGCGCTCGATCAGCACCCGGTAGGCGAGGGCCTCCTCCACCGGGTTGAGGTCCTGGCGCTGGAGGTTTTCGACCAGCGCGAGCTCCAGCACCTCTTCGTCGTCCGCATGGCGGAGAATTGCTGGAACCTCAGTGATCCCGGCAAGTTGCGCCGCTCGCCAGCGCCGCTCTCCGGCGATCAGCTCGTACCCGCCGGCGGGGTCCTGGCGCACGATCACGGGCTGGACCAGGCCCTTTTCCCGGATGCTCTGGGCGAGCTCGTCCAGGGCCTCGGGGTCGAAGTCCTGCCGGGGCTGGTGGGGGCTGGGGTGGATCTCCTCCACGGGGCAGAGGAAGTACTCCCCTTCGAGCCGGTCGGGCAGGAGGGCGTCCAGGCCGGTTCCGAGGGCCGGTCGTCTCTTCTTCGTCATGGGCGGGCTCCCGAGGGCATCAGGCGAGGAGCTCCCGGGCCATGCGCAGGTAGCTCTGGGCGCCGGTGGACCGGACGTCGTAGAGCAGGGCGGGCTTGCCGTGGCTGGGGGCCTCGCTGAGGCGCACGTTCCGGGGAATCACGGACCGGAACACCTTGTCGCGGAAGTGGCGGCGGACCTCCTCGGCCACCTGGTGGCTGAGGTTGTTGCGGGCGTCGAACATGGTCAGGAGGATTCCCTCGACCTGGAGCCGGGGGTTGAAGCTCCGGCGCACGGTGCGGATGGTGGTGAGGAGCTGGCCCAGGCCTTCGAGGGCGTAGTACTCGCACTGCAGCGGGATGATCACCGCGTCGGCGGCCACCAGGGCGTTCACCGTGAGGAGCCCCAGGCTGGGGGGGCAGTCGATGAACACGAAGTCGTAGCGGTCGCGGATCTCGGCCAGGGCGGTGCGCAGGCGGTACTCCCGGCGGTCGGCGGCCACGAGTTCGACCTCGGCGCCGGCCAGGTCTCGGGACGCGGGGATCAGGCTCAGGTGGGGCACCTGGGTGGGGCGGACCAGGTCGGCCGCCGGGGCATGCCCCAGGAGAAGGGGGTAGGCCGACGGTTCCCCTGGAGCGAGGCGCACGCCGAGGCCGCTGGACGCGTTGGCCTGGGGGTCCAGGTCGACCAAGAGGACCCGTTTCTCCGCGGCCGCGAGCGAGGCGGCCAGGTTCACGGCGGTGGTGGTCTTGCCCACCCCGCCCTTCTGGTTCGCGGTGCAAAGGATCCTACCCATGGCGTCCTCCCGAGGCGCGGTATGGTAGCACAGGGGGGCGGAGGGGGGAACGTTTTTGGGGGGGCGGGAAGGCTGGAAAGCTGGGAGGCTAGAAGGCTGCGAGACCCCAGGCGTTGCAGGACATGGCATGGGGCCTGCTCGAAGTGGGGCGCCGCTTTGCCGGGGGCATGGCCGTTTTTCTGAGTAACCACTCTAGGCGGCGAGACCGTTGGGCAGCGGGCCGCGGTCCCAGGCCCGTGCGGGCCGGATGTTTCACGTGAAACATTCCGGTGGAAGCGCTCTTCAAGACAGGAGTCCGACAGAGAGCCTCTCGGGTAGGCAGGGGGGCTGTATGCTGGGTACGCCCATGCGGAGAGTCTCGGTCCGAGCTTTGGCGCGGTTCGAGAGCCGCCTAGCGGACCGAAGGCCCCCGACCGACGACCGTTGACCGTAGACCGACGACCGAAGTTACTGGGAACCCCTTCGGCCGCTGCGCGACCCTACAACGGAGAAGGGTGACGTGCGTTGGTCCGGGCCATTGCCGGCGGCGGGCATGGGGCCTGCTTCCGGCCGCGCGCGAAGCCGGACATTGAGATTCGCCGCGCAGGCAAGGGGCACCGGCGGTGGCCCCATGACCGTTCGACGGGACCCGAACGAACTCACGGTGCGAGCGTTGGAGGCGCTGCGCGGCGAGCCAAGGAGCCGCGCGCGGCTCTCCAGCAGCCCCCTTGCCCCCGACCGTGATAGTGATAACAAAGAGGCGTGCTGGCACTTAGAACGCTGGGAAACCATAGGGGTTTTTTAAGCCTCCTGGCATCCCAGCCTCCTAGCGTCCTAGCGGGCCGAAGGCCCCAGACCACCCCGGTACACGAGCAGCGATCGGGGACCCAGGCCGGGCAGGCGGGGGAGGTCCCGGCGGGCCACCAGGACCCAGCCGGGCGGCTGGATCGCCGGCTCGCCGGCGCGGGGCAGCACCACCGCGCCGCCCGGGGCGAGGAACGGGGCGGCCAGAAGAAGGGCGGCCTCGATGTCGGCCACGGCGCGGGCCGTTACGGTGCGGAAGGCCGCTGCGAGCTCCGGGTGCGGCTCGAGGATCTCGGGGGCCCGACCCTGGAACACGGTGACGTTCGGCAGGCGGAGGACGCGGGCGGCGTGGCGGGCGAAGGCGACCCGCTTCGATCGGGGTTCGAGCCCGGTGCAGGCGAGTTGGGGGTGCACCAGGGAAACCGGCAGCAGGGGAAGACCGGGGCCGGTGCCGATGTCGAGAAAGGGGCCTTCCGGCGGCTCTGGGAGAAACGGGAGCAGGGCGTCCGCGATCTGCAACCGGACCCCCTCGAGGGTTCGGGGGCCCACGAGCCGGATGCGCCGGTTCCAGCGGTGGAGCTCGGCCGCTAGGGC
This is a stretch of genomic DNA from Deferrisoma camini S3R1. It encodes these proteins:
- the nifS gene encoding cysteine desulfurase NifS, whose product is MRTIYLDNNATTRVDPAVFEEMRPYFCELYGNPSSMHTFGGQVARKLAEARERVAELLGADPSEIVFTSCGTEGDNTAIRSALEAQPEKRHVVTTRVEHPAVLNLVNHLIKKGYHVTLLGVDEHGMIDLQELEDSLREDTAVVSIMWANNETGTVFPVERAAEIVKSRGILFHTDAVQAVGKVPIDLRSLPIDFLVLSGHKLHAPKGVGALYVRKGTPYRPFLIGGHQERGRRGGTENVPGIIALGKACELARQHMAEENTRVRALRDRLEKGLLAAVPDTRLNGHPTERLPNTVNLSFKYVEGEAILLLLDQIGVCASSGSACTSGSLEPSHVLRAMGVPFTFAHGSVRFSLSRFNTGEEVDFVVAEMPKIIERLRSISPFSEEHEPSVGAC
- a CDS encoding pentapeptide repeat-containing protein, which produces MDLRTELLTLLERGDVEAFNEVARKRRQIVDLSGADLTAARLEGVDLSGVRLDRARLVRAHLAAADLEGASLRFANLEGADLEGANLSRANLYNAYLAEARLEGACLLGADITAAVFPSDVRAEEIRLAVDRGTRLRHDPLVALLRRLGR
- a CDS encoding F0F1 ATP synthase subunit epsilon — its product is MAQQRFRLEVVTPQRLLVSDEVDEVTAPGIEGEFGVLPGHTPFLTALGVGELMYRIGGEEHFLALRHGFAEVQHEKVTVLAEEAEFPSEIDLSLAEAEKAEAEAELQRLSHESREYAEAQAKLERAVNRIQVASRHLR
- the atpD gene encoding F0F1 ATP synthase subunit beta; the protein is MSNEYGKISQVIGPVVDVAFEGELPEIYTALKITNPSIDDREWNLMVEVAQHLGEHTVRCIAMDSTEGLVRGQPVLNTGEMISVPVGREVLGRILNVVGEPVDEAGPVETKMRSPIHKPAPPFTEMSTEMQVLETGIKVVDLLAPYLRGGKIGLFGGAGVGKTVLIMELINNVARQHGGFSVFGGVGERTREGNDLWLEMKESGVIDKTALIYGQMNEPPGARARVALTALTVAEYFRDEEGQDVLLFIDNIFRFTQAGSEVSALLGRIPSAVGYQPTLATEMGELQERITTTSKGSITSVQAIYVPADDLTDPAPATTFAHLDATTVLSRQIAELGIYPAVDPLDSTSRILDPRVVGDEHYAVAREVQEILQRYKDLQDIIAILGMDELSEDDKLTVARARKIQRFLSQPFHVAEAFTGTPGKYVKLADTIRGFQEIVEGKHDDLPEQAFYMVGTIEEAVEKGKRLMETEAA
- the atpG gene encoding ATP synthase F1 subunit gamma codes for the protein MANLKDIRNRIASVRSTQQITKAMKMVSAAKFRRAEEAILQNRPYSDKMLEVLSSLALRTEEEAHPLLERRDPRRVCLIVFTSDRGLCGSFNASILRAAERFLREKGGEYEAVPLYLVGKKAVDYFRRRNAEIIGQKTELFGKVAYGEAQTIARDVIERYTNREIDLVYMVYNEFRSALSQQVVFDRLLPVEPMPVDPETSTTEYIYEPSEEYMLNWVLPRYVEVRMFRALLESTASEHGARMTAMDSATNNATEMIARLTLKYNRARQEAITTELMDIVNGVEAMR